Proteins from a single region of Candidatus Bipolaricaulota bacterium:
- the trmY gene encoding tRNA (pseudouridine(54)-N(1))-methyltransferase TrmY — protein MRRFVILSHTGPITPEFSLNDLPGGAGRLDVICRAIGAAFFLSHDLRRDVEVTVLIRNSIQIRIVGAEVRHLNPDERSTAALIKHALEKLQESNDGARDEVRSTPGIYVGRADLAGVLDRLYQHGARPIVLHEEGAPIESFTVPRDPAFFLSDHLDFTPEEEATLAELPRVSLGKVPLHASQCITIVHHYLDRREEEDMEELVVCHKVWGEPKALLIKGLLEDFGIPVNLVRQVPPSVYPMTVDGLAEVRLMVRPSDLARAREIIADYFEAPEE, from the coding sequence ATGAGACGATTCGTGATCCTCAGCCATACGGGCCCCATCACCCCGGAGTTCTCACTGAACGACCTCCCCGGTGGGGCGGGACGGCTCGACGTCATCTGCCGGGCGATCGGGGCGGCGTTCTTCCTCTCTCACGACCTGCGCCGGGACGTGGAGGTGACGGTCCTGATCAGGAACAGTATCCAGATCAGGATCGTCGGCGCCGAAGTCCGTCACCTCAACCCGGACGAGCGCTCGACCGCCGCGTTGATCAAGCACGCCCTCGAGAAGCTGCAGGAGAGCAACGACGGAGCCCGAGATGAGGTCAGGAGCACTCCCGGGATCTACGTGGGGCGGGCCGACCTTGCCGGGGTACTCGACAGGTTATACCAACACGGGGCGCGGCCGATTGTGCTGCACGAGGAGGGGGCCCCGATCGAGTCATTCACCGTGCCGCGCGATCCTGCCTTCTTCCTCTCCGATCACCTCGACTTCACCCCGGAAGAAGAGGCCACGCTCGCCGAGCTCCCCCGCGTCTCCTTGGGGAAGGTCCCGCTTCACGCGAGCCAGTGCATCACCATTGTCCATCACTATCTCGATCGACGGGAGGAAGAAGATATGGAGGAACTGGTAGTATGTCACAAGGTGTGGGGGGAACCGAAGGCGTTGTTGATAAAAGGTCTCCTTGAAGACTTCGGGATTCCGGTGAACCTGGTGCGGCAGGTCCCCCCGTCGGTCTACCCGATGACGGTCGATGGGCTGGCCGAGGTCCGGTTGATGGTGCGACCGTCCGACCTCGCCCGGGCACGGGAGATCATCGCCGATTACTTCGAGGCGCCGGAGGAATAG